A window from Trinickia violacea encodes these proteins:
- a CDS encoding RraA family protein yields the protein MNQEDRDLVALFAGLDTPGVSDAMDKLGLPGQCLGIMPLAYYAGVVVGPAFTVRYVTASTPPGTVGDFIDDVADGDVVVIDNGGRTDCTVWGDIMTQYAGVRKIAGTVIDGVCRDVTKALGDGYPLFTKGRFMRTGKDRVQVDAVNAPVSIGTARVCARDIIVADANGVVAVPRDRAHEVAAVAREIEAVEADIRARIAEGKTLREAREALGYHTLQRRAS from the coding sequence ATGAATCAAGAGGATCGGGATCTGGTTGCGTTGTTCGCAGGGCTCGATACGCCCGGCGTATCGGATGCCATGGACAAGCTGGGCTTGCCGGGGCAGTGCCTCGGCATCATGCCGCTCGCCTACTACGCGGGCGTCGTCGTCGGGCCGGCCTTCACGGTCAGGTATGTCACGGCCAGCACGCCGCCGGGCACGGTCGGCGATTTCATCGATGACGTCGCGGACGGCGACGTGGTGGTGATCGACAACGGCGGACGCACGGACTGCACGGTGTGGGGCGACATCATGACCCAATACGCCGGGGTTCGAAAGATTGCCGGGACCGTCATCGACGGCGTGTGCCGCGACGTGACGAAGGCGCTGGGCGATGGCTACCCGCTCTTCACGAAAGGGCGATTTATGCGCACCGGCAAGGACCGGGTGCAGGTCGATGCGGTCAATGCGCCCGTTTCCATCGGCACCGCCCGCGTTTGCGCTCGCGACATCATCGTGGCCGATGCGAACGGCGTCGTCGCGGTGCCGCGCGACCGTGCGCATGAAGTGGCCGCCGTGGCACGCGAGATCGAAGCCGTGGAAGCCGATATTCGCGCTCGGATCGCTGAAGGCAAGACGCTGCGCGAGGCGCGCGAAGCGCTCGGTTACCACACGCTGCAGCGGAGGGCGTCATGA
- a CDS encoding RraA family protein, whose translation MPSSSLLDRLAALDTNTVSDALDFLGLPGATFGLRPLWDCPKIVGRASTIQLGPKTDTKPTVHLITPVVAEIRSQDRVLVIAGGIDGISCWGDILANAAHVKGIRGSVIDGMSRDIEGSEAIGYPVYGRGVTMISARNRVVQVSSGQPVTVAGVVVHEDDYVIADRCGTVFVAAARIEEVIELGHRISRRQDGMVQAVRAGRSVAEVMHDKEFDAIQQGAAR comes from the coding sequence ATGCCCTCTTCTTCGCTGCTTGACCGCCTCGCCGCGCTCGACACCAACACGGTGTCGGATGCGCTCGATTTCCTCGGCCTGCCCGGCGCCACGTTCGGGCTGCGGCCGCTGTGGGACTGCCCGAAAATCGTCGGCCGGGCCAGCACGATCCAGCTCGGCCCGAAGACGGATACGAAGCCGACCGTTCATCTGATCACGCCGGTCGTTGCCGAGATCCGGTCACAGGATCGCGTTCTCGTGATCGCCGGCGGCATCGACGGCATTTCTTGCTGGGGCGACATCCTCGCGAATGCGGCGCACGTCAAAGGCATTCGCGGCTCGGTGATCGACGGCATGAGCCGCGACATCGAAGGCAGCGAAGCGATCGGCTACCCGGTCTACGGCCGCGGCGTGACGATGATCAGCGCGCGCAACCGGGTCGTGCAGGTGTCGTCGGGACAGCCCGTCACGGTCGCCGGCGTGGTCGTGCACGAAGACGACTACGTCATCGCCGACCGCTGCGGAACCGTGTTCGTCGCGGCAGCGCGCATCGAGGAGGTGATCGAGCTGGGTCACCGCATCTCGCGGCGCCAGGACGGCATGGTGCAGGCCGTGCGCGCCGGCCGGTCGGTCGCGGAGGTCATGCACGACAAGGAATTCGATGCCATTCAGCAAGGAGCCGCGCGATGA
- a CDS encoding LysR family transcriptional regulator produces the protein MINFRLIRHLWLFLAVAEEQHFGRAARRLDMSQPPLTEQIQALEQALKVKLFERSRRGAQLTPVGAAILPAVRKFADQLERLELAVREAVAGRSGVLTIGAISSAMVDVLPPLIERLKADYPQLTVSVKEIDSVEAIPALETGDIDLAFARLEGELGATVESLPLKQDRLMVAMPKTHALAASPRVRLAALADEEFVMFSRQVSPVYFDSLVASCRSNGFSPRIVHEVRSVASQVAFVGCGQGIALVPASLKKLAPENVVFRPLKENLSVVTTAMAWSTARDNPLIEAVAAMLGNARSNRKTHA, from the coding sequence ATGATCAACTTCCGGCTCATCCGCCACCTTTGGCTCTTCCTTGCCGTCGCCGAAGAGCAGCATTTCGGGCGCGCGGCGCGCCGCCTCGACATGTCCCAGCCGCCGCTGACCGAGCAGATCCAGGCGCTCGAGCAAGCGCTCAAAGTGAAACTGTTCGAGCGCTCGCGGCGCGGCGCGCAGCTCACGCCAGTGGGCGCCGCCATCCTGCCTGCGGTGCGCAAGTTCGCCGACCAGCTCGAACGGCTCGAACTCGCCGTGCGCGAAGCGGTTGCCGGACGCAGCGGCGTCCTGACCATCGGTGCGATCTCGTCCGCCATGGTGGACGTCCTGCCGCCGTTGATCGAGCGCCTGAAAGCCGACTATCCGCAGCTCACCGTGTCCGTGAAGGAAATCGACAGCGTGGAAGCAATTCCGGCGCTCGAAACAGGCGATATCGATCTCGCGTTTGCGAGGCTCGAGGGTGAATTGGGCGCAACGGTCGAATCATTGCCGCTGAAGCAAGATCGCCTGATGGTGGCGATGCCGAAAACGCATGCGCTGGCCGCAAGCCCGCGCGTGCGGCTGGCGGCACTGGCGGACGAGGAATTCGTGATGTTTTCGCGGCAGGTGAGCCCGGTCTATTTCGACAGCCTCGTGGCGTCGTGCAGGTCCAACGGGTTTTCTCCGCGCATCGTCCACGAGGTGCGCTCGGTCGCGTCTCAAGTTGCGTTCGTCGGATGCGGCCAAGGGATCGCGCTCGTGCCGGCGTCGCTCAAGAAGCTCGCGCCGGAGAATGTGGTGTTTCGGCCGCTGAAGGAAAACTTGAGCGTCGTGACCACCGCCATGGCCTGGAGCACGGCCCGCGACAATCCGCTGATCGAAGCCGTGGCGGCCATGCTCGGCAACGCTCGATCCAATCGGAAAACGCACGCTTAG